A single Caretta caretta isolate rCarCar2 chromosome 2, rCarCar1.hap1, whole genome shotgun sequence DNA region contains:
- the LOC125632723 gene encoding uncharacterized protein LOC125632723: MQSSSAQVTMMESQNRKRAPAWTEREVRDLIAVWGEESVLSELRSSFRNAKTFVKISQGMKDRGHNRDPKQCRVKLKELRQAYQKTREANSRSGSEPQTCHFYDELHAILGGSATTTPAVLFDSFNGDGGNTEAGFGDEDDDDEEEVVDSSQQASGETGFPDSQELFLTLDLEPVPPEPTQGCLLDPAGGEGTSAACVSMITGPSPSQRLVKLRKKKKRTRDEMFSELMLSSHTDRAQTNAWRQTMSECRKAQNDREERWRAEESKWRAEAQMWRQRDERRQDSMLRLLQDQTSMLQCMVELQQRQLEHRLPLQPLCNQPPSSPSSIASTPRRPRTRLGGLRPTSHSTTEDCPKKRRLSFNKF; this comes from the exons atgcagagctcatcagcacaggtgaccatgatggagtcccagaatcgcaaaagagctccagcatggaccgaacgggaggtacgggatctgatcgctgtttggggagaggaatccgtgctatcagaactccgttccagttttcgaaatgccaaaacctttgtgaaaatctcccagggcatgaaggacagaggccataacagggacccgaagcagtgccgcgtgaaactgaaggagctgaggcaagcctaccagaaaaccagagaggcgaacagccgctctgggtcagagccccaaacatgccacttctatgatgagctgcatgccattttagggggttcagccaccactaccccagctgtgttgtttgactccttcaatggagatggaggcaatacggaagcaggttttggggacgaagatgatgatgatgaggaggaggttgtagatagctcacagcaagcaagcggagaaaccggttttcccgacagccaggaactgtttctcaccctagacctggagccagtaccccccgaacccacccaaggctgcctcctggacccagcaggcggagaagggacctctg ctgcatgtgtttcaatgatcacaggaccttctccttcccagaggctagtgaagcttagaaagaaaaaaaaacgcactcgcgatgaaatgttctccgagctcatgctgtcctcccacactgacagagcacagacgaatgcgtggaggcagacaatgtcagagtgcaggaaagcacaaaatgaccgggaggagaggtggcgggctgaagagagtaagtggcgggctgaagctcaaatgtggcggcagcgtgatgagaggaggcaggattcaatgctgaggctgctgcaggaccaaaccagtatgctccagtgtatggttgagctgcagcaaaggcagctggagcacagactgccactgcagcccctctgtaaccaaccgccctcctccccaagttccatagcctccacacccagacgcccaagaacgcggttggggggcctccggccaaccagccactccaccacagaggattgcccaaaaaaaagaaggctgtcattcaataaattttaa